In the genome of Oncorhynchus clarkii lewisi isolate Uvic-CL-2024 chromosome 22, UVic_Ocla_1.0, whole genome shotgun sequence, one region contains:
- the LOC139380750 gene encoding TSC22 domain family protein 1 isoform X2: protein MLSRLVDLREGIYSDFKRVKGTEGLENRNISDSIGGELTDSPMRELVVRVQSRDEMAMKLLFRELEQHLKSSSGASVVAIDNKIEQAMDLVKSHLMYAVREEVEVLKEQIKELIERNSQLEQENSLLKTLASPEQMAQFQAQTQAGSPPTSTQPPTQTQAPALPPTQLQPTSHNSGPSA, encoded by the exons ATGCTCTCCAGACTGGTGGATCTCAGAGAAGGAATATACAGTGATTTTAAGAGAGTGAAAGGGACCGAGGGACTAGAAAATAGGAATATATCTGATTCTATTGGAGGAGAGTTGACGGACAGCCCGATGAGAGAGCTGGTGGTCCGGGTGCAAAGCCGGGACGAGATGGCCATGAAGCTGCTGTTCAGGGAACTGGAGCAACACCTCAAGAG TTCGTCAGGAGCCAGTGTGGTGGCCATCGACAACAAAATCGAACAGGCTATG GACCTGGTGAAGAGCCACCTGATGTACGCAGTGAGGGAGGAAGTGGAGGTTCTGAAGGAGCAGATCAAGGAGCTGATTGAGAGGAACTCGCAGCTTGAGCAGGAGAACAGCCTTCTAAAGACCCTGGCCAGCCCAGAGCAGATGGCTCAATTCCAGGCTCAGACCCAGGCAggctcccctcccacctccacacAGCCACCGACCCAGACCCAGGCACCAGCCCTACCCCCAACCCAACTGCAGCCAACCTCACACAACTCTGGACCCTCCGCATAG
- the LOC139380750 gene encoding TSC22 domain family protein 1 isoform X3 produces the protein MNTPCYTTVAMDLGVCQLRNFSISFLSSLLSADSSPVRLDNSSSGASVVAIDNKIEQAMDLVKSHLMYAVREEVEVLKEQIKELIERNSQLEQENSLLKTLASPEQMAQFQAQTQAGSPPTSTQPPTQTQAPALPPTQLQPTSHNSGPSA, from the exons ATGAATACTCCGTGCTATACAACAGTGGCGATGGATCTCGGTGTTTGCCAGTTAAGGAATTTTTCTATTTCGTTTTTATCTTCGTTGCTGAGCGCGGATAGTTCGCCTGTCAGGCTCGACAATAG TTCGTCAGGAGCCAGTGTGGTGGCCATCGACAACAAAATCGAACAGGCTATG GACCTGGTGAAGAGCCACCTGATGTACGCAGTGAGGGAGGAAGTGGAGGTTCTGAAGGAGCAGATCAAGGAGCTGATTGAGAGGAACTCGCAGCTTGAGCAGGAGAACAGCCTTCTAAAGACCCTGGCCAGCCCAGAGCAGATGGCTCAATTCCAGGCTCAGACCCAGGCAggctcccctcccacctccacacAGCCACCGACCCAGACCCAGGCACCAGCCCTACCCCCAACCCAACTGCAGCCAACCTCACACAACTCTGGACCCTCCGCATAG
- the LOC139380255 gene encoding stress-associated endoplasmic reticulum protein 2, with protein MVAKQRIRMANEKHSKNITQRGNVAKTLRPQEEKYPVGPWLLALFVFVVCGSAIFQIIQSIRMGM; from the exons ATGGTAGCAAAACAAAGGATCCGTATGGCAAACGAAAAGCACAGCAAAAACATCACGCAGAGAGGCAACGTTGCAAAGACCCTG CGACCTCAGGAGGAGAAGTACCCCGTGGGGCCGTGGCTCCTGGCTCTGTTCGTCTTCGTCGTCTGTGGATCAG CCATTTTTCAGATCATCCAGAGCATCAGGATGGGAATGTGA